A portion of the Pseudarthrobacter defluvii genome contains these proteins:
- a CDS encoding vWA domain-containing protein, with the protein MAIHKRSARYGRYTGGPDPLAPPVDLAEALDAVAEDVMAGYSPRHALQEFLRRGGRNRDGLDDLARRVQQRRHDLLGRHRLDGTLDEVKKLLDTAVLEERKQLARDAMMDNTDRAFREMQLQNLPHSTAAAVNELASYDWQSSAAREAYEQIKDLLGREVLEQRFAGMKQALESATDEDREAVSTMLRDLNELLGKHRRGEDTEADFQEFMARHGQYFPENPQSVEELVDALAQRAAAAQRLLQSMSPEQRDELMRLSAQAFGSPELMAQLSDLDAALQALRPGEDWNGSERFEGQEGLGLGDGTGVLQDIAELDELSEQLSQSYNGSRLDDLDLDALARQLGENAAVSARTLAEIERAMQDGGYLRRGADGDLRLSPQAMRRLGKSLLRDAARQLSGRQGSRDTRMAGAAGELTGSSRQWEFGDAEPWDVTRTMTNAIRRTMADGGDPARGLRLAVDDIEVAETEARTQAAVALLVDVSFSMAAEGRWVPMKRTALALHHLVSTRFRGDRLQLITFGRYAQSMDIGELTALPALREQGTNLHHGLLLAARFFRQHPSMQPVLLVVTDGEPTAHLLPDGDSWFNWPPDAETIRATVGELDRLGRMGVQTTFFRLGNDPGLERFIQRMAHRVDGRVVAPEVGDLGAAVVGEYLRAHVRSAYADGDWF; encoded by the coding sequence ATGGCCATCCACAAACGGTCCGCCAGATACGGCCGGTACACCGGCGGCCCCGATCCGCTTGCCCCGCCGGTGGACCTGGCCGAGGCCCTCGACGCCGTCGCCGAGGACGTCATGGCAGGCTATTCGCCGCGCCACGCCCTGCAGGAGTTCCTGCGGCGGGGCGGCCGGAACCGCGACGGGCTGGATGACCTTGCCCGGCGCGTCCAGCAGCGGCGGCACGACCTGCTCGGCCGGCACCGGCTGGACGGCACCCTGGACGAAGTGAAGAAACTCCTGGATACTGCCGTGCTGGAAGAACGCAAGCAGCTGGCCCGGGACGCCATGATGGACAACACCGACCGTGCCTTCCGGGAAATGCAGCTGCAGAACCTGCCGCACTCCACCGCCGCGGCCGTCAATGAGCTGGCGTCCTACGACTGGCAATCCAGTGCAGCACGCGAAGCGTACGAACAGATCAAGGACTTGCTGGGCCGGGAAGTCCTGGAGCAGCGGTTCGCCGGGATGAAGCAGGCGCTGGAGAGCGCCACCGATGAAGACCGCGAGGCTGTGAGCACCATGCTCCGGGACCTCAACGAGCTGCTGGGCAAGCACCGGCGCGGCGAAGACACGGAGGCGGACTTCCAGGAGTTCATGGCCAGGCACGGCCAGTACTTTCCGGAGAACCCGCAGTCGGTCGAGGAGCTGGTGGACGCGCTGGCACAGCGCGCCGCCGCTGCCCAGCGGCTCCTGCAGTCGATGTCCCCGGAGCAGCGTGATGAGCTGATGCGCCTGTCTGCCCAGGCCTTCGGCTCGCCCGAACTCATGGCCCAGCTCAGCGACCTCGACGCCGCCCTGCAGGCGCTGCGGCCGGGGGAGGACTGGAATGGATCGGAACGTTTCGAAGGACAGGAAGGCCTGGGACTGGGCGACGGCACCGGAGTGCTCCAGGACATCGCGGAACTCGACGAACTGTCTGAGCAGCTGTCCCAAAGCTACAACGGCTCCCGGCTGGATGACCTGGACCTGGACGCCCTTGCCCGCCAGCTCGGCGAGAACGCCGCGGTAAGCGCCAGGACGCTTGCGGAGATTGAGCGGGCCATGCAGGACGGCGGCTACCTGCGGCGCGGGGCGGACGGCGACCTTCGGCTGTCCCCACAGGCGATGCGGCGGCTGGGGAAGTCGCTGCTGCGCGACGCCGCCAGGCAGCTGTCCGGGCGGCAGGGCAGCCGGGACACCAGGATGGCAGGGGCCGCGGGTGAACTGACCGGGTCCAGCCGGCAGTGGGAATTCGGCGACGCCGAACCCTGGGACGTCACCCGCACCATGACCAACGCCATCCGGCGGACCATGGCCGACGGCGGCGACCCGGCCCGCGGACTGCGGCTGGCGGTGGACGACATCGAAGTAGCGGAGACGGAAGCCCGGACGCAGGCCGCCGTTGCCCTGCTGGTGGACGTGTCCTTCTCCATGGCCGCCGAGGGGCGGTGGGTTCCCATGAAGCGGACGGCGCTCGCGCTGCACCACCTGGTGTCCACCCGTTTCCGGGGCGACCGGCTGCAGCTGATCACGTTCGGCCGCTACGCGCAGTCCATGGACATAGGGGAACTGACGGCACTGCCTGCCCTGCGCGAGCAGGGAACCAACCTGCACCACGGCCTGCTGCTGGCGGCCCGCTTCTTCCGCCAGCACCCGTCCATGCAGCCGGTCCTGCTGGTGGTCACGGACGGCGAACCCACCGCGCACCTGCTGCCGGATGGGGACTCCTGGTTCAACTGGCCGCCGGATGCCGAAACCATCCGGGCCACCGTCGGGGAACTGGACCGGCTTGGCCGCATGGGGGTGCAGACCACCTTTTTCCGCTTGGGGAACGATCCGGGCCTGGAACGGTTCATCCAGCGGATGGCGCACCGCGTGGATGGCCGCGTGGTGGCGCCCGAGGTGGGCGACCTGGGCGCCGCAGTGGTGGGCGAGTACCTGCGCGCCCACGTCCGCAGCGCCTACGCCGACGGCGACTGGTTCTGA
- a CDS encoding dihydrofolate reductase family protein, protein MAELMVDLIITLDGCASGEGWPGWWGLEGPEYLAWLQQEARTERTYLLGANTYRLMSGMSEDAAAGGTGYSEDESASLTGLAAVPKVVFSSSLTAPLQWPNSELVAGDAVEAVRRMKQTHAGPMSTLGSLSLCRSLMGAGLVDRFRLVVFPLITGRTGSERIYDGYPDVALEMVDSRTFDGRLQLLEYIPRVIDAPQRRGQA, encoded by the coding sequence ATGGCCGAGCTGATGGTGGACCTGATCATCACGCTGGACGGCTGTGCCTCCGGGGAGGGCTGGCCGGGCTGGTGGGGCCTGGAAGGGCCGGAGTACCTGGCCTGGCTCCAGCAGGAGGCACGTACGGAGCGCACCTATCTGTTGGGGGCCAACACCTACCGCCTCATGTCCGGGATGTCGGAGGATGCCGCGGCCGGGGGTACAGGCTACTCGGAAGACGAGAGCGCTTCGCTGACGGGCCTCGCTGCCGTTCCCAAGGTGGTCTTTTCCTCCAGCCTGACGGCGCCCCTCCAGTGGCCGAACTCCGAGTTGGTGGCCGGTGACGCCGTTGAGGCCGTCAGGCGGATGAAGCAAACCCATGCGGGGCCCATGAGTACCCTGGGCAGCCTCAGCCTTTGCCGGTCCCTGATGGGAGCGGGCCTGGTGGACCGTTTCCGCCTGGTCGTCTTCCCCCTGATCACCGGCCGCACCGGAAGCGAACGGATCTATGACGGCTACCCTGACGTTGCCCTGGAGATGGTGGACAGCAGGACTTTTGACGGGCGCCTCCAGCTGCTCGAGTACATTCCGCGCGTGATCGACGCGCCGCAACGGAGGGGACAGGCGTAG
- a CDS encoding BNR-4 repeat-containing protein yields the protein MSLDPITINDNGAWCWFQDERALVDPVANTLLVGSVAAPEGPGGESRGGNIEIAVLDLATGQSTVHVLHRKLEPDDHDAPALLIRPDGRYLAMYAKHKTDNFSRWRISTRPHDASEWGPEQCFDWTELANGRGATYSNLHRLDSESRVYNFVRAINDDPTLMVSEDDGTSWRFGGKLFTRPKVGYVNGYTRYFGNGSDRIDLITTDHHPRDFNNSIYHGFIRDNALHDGQGQVVSKPLLGSPGINQSSLTTVFQAGTELDGHILTHGWTVDLRGQGSQLAAIISCRANDVNGALEREQRLDVDDHRLLYARFDGTRWQLHHLAAAGPALLPHEQDYTGLGAVDPYDLDRVYISAPLDPRTGEATAHYEIYTGLTRDGGGTWDWEAVTADSQVDNLRPMVPPGDSAVHAVCWFRGTMRSSQAYETEVVVLPL from the coding sequence ATGTCCCTTGACCCGATCACAATCAATGACAACGGCGCCTGGTGCTGGTTTCAGGACGAGCGGGCCCTGGTGGATCCCGTTGCCAACACCCTGCTGGTGGGTTCGGTGGCTGCTCCGGAAGGCCCCGGCGGCGAAAGCCGTGGCGGCAACATCGAAATTGCAGTCCTGGACCTGGCAACAGGCCAGAGCACGGTACATGTCCTGCACCGGAAGCTGGAGCCTGACGACCATGACGCTCCTGCGTTGCTGATCAGGCCGGACGGCCGGTACCTGGCCATGTACGCCAAGCACAAGACAGACAACTTTTCCCGCTGGCGGATCTCCACGCGGCCCCACGACGCCTCCGAATGGGGGCCTGAACAGTGCTTCGACTGGACGGAACTGGCCAACGGGCGCGGCGCCACCTACTCCAACCTGCACCGGCTGGACTCCGAGTCCCGCGTGTACAACTTTGTCCGGGCCATCAACGACGACCCGACCCTGATGGTGTCCGAGGACGACGGCACCAGCTGGCGCTTCGGCGGCAAGCTCTTTACCCGGCCCAAGGTGGGCTACGTCAACGGCTACACGCGCTACTTCGGCAACGGCAGTGACCGCATCGACCTCATCACCACGGACCACCACCCCCGCGACTTCAACAACAGCATCTATCACGGCTTTATCCGCGACAACGCTCTGCACGACGGACAGGGCCAGGTGGTGTCCAAGCCCCTGCTCGGTTCCCCCGGCATCAACCAGAGCTCCCTCACCACGGTTTTCCAGGCAGGCACCGAACTCGACGGGCACATCCTCACCCACGGCTGGACTGTGGACCTCCGCGGCCAGGGTTCCCAGCTGGCCGCGATCATCAGCTGCCGGGCAAACGATGTCAACGGTGCCCTTGAGCGGGAGCAGCGGCTCGACGTCGACGATCACCGCCTGCTCTACGCGCGCTTCGACGGCACCCGCTGGCAGCTGCACCATCTCGCCGCCGCCGGCCCGGCCCTGCTCCCCCACGAACAGGACTACACCGGGCTGGGCGCGGTGGATCCCTACGATCTGGACCGGGTGTACATCTCCGCTCCGCTCGATCCCCGGACTGGGGAAGCCACTGCACACTACGAGATTTACACCGGCTTGACCCGGGACGGCGGCGGCACGTGGGACTGGGAGGCAGTGACCGCCGACTCCCAGGTGGACAACCTTCGTCCAATGGTGCCGCCCGGAGACTCTGCGGTGCATGCGGTGTGCTGGTTCCGCGGCACCATGCGCTCCTCGCAGGCCTACGAAACTGAAGTCGTGGTGCTTCCCCTGTGA
- a CDS encoding 5'-3' exonuclease codes for MPQRLMLLDTASLYFRAFYGLPDTIRHPDGTPVNAVRGLLDMIARLTTDYHASHLVACWDDDWRPQWRVDLLPTYKAHRVARAVPGGTDVEVVPEGLEAQLPMIRRVLELAGIAIVGAAQHEADDVVGTYASQAAFPVDVVTGDRDLFQVCDDERGVRVIYTARGMKNLEVITEESVVAKYKVLPQQYADYATLRGDASDGLPGVAGIGEKTAASLLLKHGTLERLLAAAEEPGGGVSGPVQAKLTAAAAYLEAAPAVVRLVRNLKLPTLDEAGALLQPVTGGRRAELEQLATDWNLGGSVRRLLAALDQRG; via the coding sequence ATGCCCCAGCGCCTCATGCTGCTCGACACTGCCTCCCTCTACTTCCGTGCCTTCTACGGCCTGCCGGACACCATCCGCCATCCGGACGGAACGCCGGTCAACGCCGTCCGCGGACTGCTGGACATGATCGCCCGCCTCACCACCGACTACCATGCCTCCCATCTGGTGGCCTGCTGGGACGATGACTGGCGGCCGCAGTGGCGCGTGGACCTGCTTCCCACCTACAAGGCCCACCGCGTGGCCCGGGCGGTACCGGGCGGCACCGACGTCGAGGTGGTACCGGAGGGTCTTGAAGCGCAGCTGCCCATGATTCGCCGGGTGCTGGAGCTGGCCGGCATCGCCATCGTGGGTGCCGCGCAGCATGAGGCCGACGACGTCGTGGGCACCTACGCGAGCCAGGCTGCCTTCCCCGTGGATGTCGTTACGGGCGACCGCGACCTCTTCCAGGTCTGCGACGACGAACGCGGAGTCCGGGTCATCTACACCGCCCGCGGCATGAAGAACCTCGAAGTCATCACCGAAGAAAGTGTGGTGGCCAAGTACAAGGTCCTGCCCCAGCAGTACGCCGACTATGCCACCTTGCGCGGGGACGCTTCCGACGGCCTGCCCGGCGTGGCGGGAATCGGCGAGAAGACGGCGGCCTCCCTGCTGCTGAAGCACGGCACCCTGGAACGGCTGCTGGCAGCCGCGGAAGAGCCCGGCGGCGGGGTGTCCGGGCCTGTCCAGGCCAAGCTCACAGCCGCCGCCGCGTACCTGGAAGCAGCCCCCGCCGTCGTCCGTTTGGTGCGCAACCTGAAGCTGCCCACCCTGGATGAGGCCGGCGCCCTGCTGCAGCCGGTGACCGGTGGGCGGCGCGCTGAACTCGAGCAATTGGCAACGGACTGGAACCTGGGCGGATCGGTCCGCCGGCTGCTGGCCGCCCTGGATCAGCGCGGTTAG
- a CDS encoding flavin reductase family protein — MTVTSDLAPRRLRDIFGTFASGLTIITGSTPDGPAGFTCQSFASLSLDPALVTFSPARTSTTWPVLRRAGSFAVNILPAEHQHLAGQFARPGAERFAGVSHTSSPLGNPLLDNALAWIDCDLHAEYDGGDHSIVVAAVRHLRARHDAEPLLFFRGRYGGLAPVEGLLEAGR; from the coding sequence ATGACAGTCACTTCAGATCTTGCTCCGCGCCGGCTTCGCGACATTTTCGGAACCTTCGCCAGCGGCCTGACCATAATCACCGGTTCCACCCCGGACGGACCCGCCGGTTTCACCTGCCAGTCATTTGCATCCCTGTCGCTGGATCCGGCCCTGGTCACGTTCAGCCCGGCGCGCACCTCAACCACCTGGCCGGTGCTGCGGAGGGCCGGTTCCTTCGCCGTGAACATCCTTCCGGCGGAGCACCAGCACCTCGCCGGGCAGTTCGCCCGCCCCGGAGCCGAGAGGTTCGCAGGAGTCAGCCACACGTCGTCGCCGCTGGGAAATCCCCTTCTCGATAATGCGCTCGCCTGGATCGACTGCGACCTTCACGCCGAGTACGACGGCGGCGACCACAGCATTGTGGTGGCCGCGGTGCGCCATCTCCGCGCGCGGCACGACGCAGAACCGCTGCTGTTCTTCAGGGGCCGGTACGGCGGGCTGGCACCGGTGGAGGGCCTGCTCGAAGCGGGGCGCTGA
- the hrpB gene encoding ATP-dependent helicase HrpB gives MTPPEGSPPADAFDLAAIGAGLAFEGSLPALRSALQSGGAPGAAVVQAPPGTGKTTLVPPLLANLYGRHGRIVVTQPRRVAARAAARRLTGLDAKGLEAGGKGSRVGYTVRGEHHAGPGTRVEFVTPGILLHRLLADPGLDGTAAVILDEVHERGLETDLLVGMLAEVRALRGDLAVVAMSATLDAPRFAALLGDTDGGGPAPVVDCPSVNHPLEVQWLPAPAARLDARGVSRSFLDHVAAAAADAHARTLAADESMDALVFLPGAREVSHVAALLRSRTGRTVEVLELHGQVGAAEQDRAVSGRGPGDPPRIIVSTDLAESSLTVPGVRLVIDSGLAREPRRDSGRGMSGLVTVSCSRASADQRAGRAARQGPGTVVRCYSQQAYGAAPAHVTPEIGVADLTGAALTLACWGAPGGKGLALPDAPPRLAMEDAIEVLRELGAVSDDGHVTKAGRALAAIPADPRLARALLDGGASYGAQAAAEVVAALSGDHRAPGADLPRLMSQLRADPGPAGRRWAEEAKRLTGLGRRQKSAAAAGPAMPATGGEAVGAVVALAFPDRVARRVPGSGGAGQYLLTSGTRAGLPAGSSLSGEEWLSVAEVSRAEGRDAAGTGAVIRAAAPLSAAMADRAAARLFADTVEEEFSGGRVSARRTRRLGAIVLSATPVRPTAEQGRKAVAAALQSGGLTALAWSTAASSLRRRLAFLHRGLGEPWPDVSDAALLARLEDWLGPELEELAAGKPVSSLDLAQPLRRLLPWPEAARLDELAPEALEVPSGSRIRIDYPEPGDGAAAPVVAVKLQECFGLAESPRLLGGRVPVLFHLLSPARRPLAVTDDLTSFWSGPYRQVRAEMRGRYPKHPWPEDPWSAPATARTRQRP, from the coding sequence ATGACTCCACCTGAGGGCTCCCCGCCCGCCGACGCTTTCGACCTCGCGGCCATCGGCGCAGGGCTTGCCTTCGAAGGTTCTCTTCCCGCCTTGCGAAGCGCACTGCAAAGCGGCGGGGCGCCGGGCGCTGCCGTGGTGCAGGCGCCGCCCGGGACAGGCAAGACCACGCTCGTTCCGCCGCTGCTGGCGAATCTGTACGGCCGGCACGGGCGCATCGTCGTCACCCAGCCGCGGCGCGTTGCCGCGCGGGCCGCCGCCCGCCGCCTCACCGGGTTGGACGCAAAGGGACTGGAGGCCGGAGGCAAGGGCAGTCGAGTCGGGTACACCGTCCGCGGGGAACACCACGCAGGTCCAGGCACCCGGGTCGAGTTCGTCACCCCGGGCATCCTGCTGCACCGCCTGCTGGCCGATCCCGGGCTTGACGGGACCGCCGCCGTCATCCTTGACGAGGTGCATGAACGCGGGCTGGAGACGGATCTTTTGGTGGGCATGCTCGCGGAGGTCCGGGCGCTGCGGGGCGACCTGGCCGTCGTCGCCATGTCCGCAACGCTGGACGCACCAAGGTTCGCAGCCCTGCTGGGGGATACCGACGGCGGCGGGCCGGCGCCCGTCGTCGACTGTCCTTCCGTGAATCATCCCTTGGAGGTCCAATGGCTCCCGGCGCCGGCCGCGCGGCTGGACGCCAGGGGGGTGAGCCGCTCCTTCCTGGACCACGTGGCCGCGGCAGCGGCTGACGCCCACGCCCGCACCCTTGCCGCTGACGAGTCAATGGACGCCCTGGTGTTCCTTCCTGGTGCCAGGGAAGTTTCCCACGTTGCTGCGCTGCTCCGTTCCCGGACGGGACGCACCGTTGAGGTCCTCGAACTCCACGGCCAGGTGGGTGCAGCGGAGCAGGACCGGGCGGTGTCAGGGCGGGGTCCCGGGGATCCGCCACGGATCATCGTCTCCACCGATCTTGCCGAGTCCTCCCTTACGGTGCCCGGCGTCCGGCTGGTCATCGACTCCGGGCTCGCGCGTGAGCCGCGGCGCGACTCGGGCCGGGGCATGAGCGGGCTGGTGACGGTTTCCTGCTCCCGGGCATCCGCCGACCAGCGTGCGGGCCGTGCTGCCCGGCAAGGGCCGGGAACCGTGGTCCGCTGCTACTCGCAGCAGGCGTACGGGGCTGCCCCCGCCCACGTGACGCCGGAAATCGGTGTGGCGGACCTGACCGGCGCCGCCCTGACCCTCGCCTGCTGGGGAGCGCCGGGCGGAAAGGGGCTCGCCCTGCCGGACGCGCCGCCGCGGCTGGCGATGGAGGACGCCATCGAGGTGCTCCGCGAGCTTGGCGCCGTCTCCGACGACGGCCACGTGACGAAGGCGGGACGCGCCCTTGCCGCGATACCCGCCGATCCCCGGCTGGCCCGTGCATTGCTCGACGGCGGCGCCTCCTATGGCGCGCAGGCCGCCGCAGAGGTCGTCGCCGCGCTCTCCGGGGACCATCGTGCCCCGGGAGCAGACCTGCCCCGCCTCATGTCCCAGCTCCGTGCCGATCCGGGCCCGGCCGGCCGCCGCTGGGCGGAAGAGGCCAAACGCCTGACAGGGCTGGGGCGGCGGCAAAAGAGCGCTGCCGCGGCGGGCCCTGCCATGCCTGCCACTGGCGGGGAAGCTGTAGGCGCCGTCGTCGCCCTCGCCTTCCCGGACCGGGTGGCCCGCCGCGTGCCCGGCAGCGGGGGCGCCGGGCAGTACCTGTTGACCTCCGGCACCAGGGCGGGCCTGCCCGCCGGCAGCAGCCTGTCAGGGGAGGAGTGGCTGTCCGTGGCGGAAGTGTCGCGGGCGGAAGGCCGGGATGCTGCCGGCACCGGCGCCGTGATCCGCGCCGCGGCGCCGCTCTCGGCCGCGATGGCCGACCGGGCAGCGGCGCGCCTGTTCGCCGACACGGTGGAGGAGGAATTCAGCGGCGGCCGGGTGAGCGCACGGAGGACCAGGCGGCTGGGTGCCATCGTGCTGTCCGCCACGCCGGTCCGGCCCACGGCTGAGCAGGGCAGGAAGGCCGTGGCGGCGGCGCTGCAGTCAGGGGGGCTCACGGCGCTGGCATGGTCGACGGCGGCGTCCTCCCTCCGGCGCCGGCTCGCTTTCCTGCATCGCGGGTTGGGAGAGCCCTGGCCCGACGTTTCGGACGCTGCGCTGCTGGCGCGGCTGGAGGACTGGCTGGGGCCGGAGCTGGAAGAGCTCGCTGCCGGCAAGCCTGTCAGTTCGCTTGACCTGGCCCAGCCACTGCGCCGCCTGCTGCCCTGGCCCGAAGCCGCCCGGCTGGACGAGCTTGCGCCGGAAGCTCTTGAGGTACCCAGCGGCTCGCGGATCCGGATCGACTACCCGGAGCCCGGTGATGGAGCTGCTGCGCCGGTGGTGGCGGTAAAACTTCAGGAGTGCTTTGGCTTGGCAGAATCCCCGAGGCTGCTGGGGGGCAGGGTCCCCGTGCTGTTCCACCTGCTCTCACCGGCCCGCCGCCCCCTCGCCGTCACCGATGACCTCACGTCGTTCTGGTCGGGACCCTACAGGCAGGTACGTGCGGAAATGCGGGGCCGCTACCCCAAGCACCCCTGGCCGGAGGACCCTTGGTCCGCCCCGGCGACGGCGCGGACCAGGCAGCGCCCGTAA
- a CDS encoding alpha/beta hydrolase family protein, whose protein sequence is MPATEQQLTITTADATFSAIYARPANPTATVVVAHGAGAGMEHPFLRGFSDALNSLGLATLRFNFPYREAGRKFPDRPPLAIAAWRAAMDTARARAGAHGDRGPVWAAGKSFGGRMASMAVAEGMETAGLVYLGYPLHAPGKPEKLRDEHLYGLATPMLFLQGTRDTFATPDIMADVVSRIGPNAVLQWVEGGDHSFAVAGKKRPADEVGESLAAPVAEFIGSHS, encoded by the coding sequence ATGCCGGCAACCGAACAGCAGCTCACCATCACCACAGCGGACGCCACCTTTTCCGCCATTTACGCCCGCCCCGCGAACCCCACCGCAACCGTGGTGGTGGCACACGGCGCAGGCGCCGGCATGGAGCACCCGTTCCTTCGCGGCTTCAGCGATGCGTTGAACAGCCTGGGCCTGGCCACCCTGCGCTTCAATTTCCCCTACCGCGAGGCAGGGCGGAAGTTTCCGGACCGCCCTCCCCTGGCCATCGCAGCCTGGCGGGCAGCCATGGACACTGCCCGTGCGCGGGCCGGAGCGCACGGTGACCGCGGTCCCGTGTGGGCGGCCGGCAAGTCGTTCGGTGGACGGATGGCGTCCATGGCCGTCGCCGAGGGCATGGAGACCGCAGGCCTGGTGTACCTGGGCTATCCCCTGCATGCTCCCGGAAAACCGGAAAAGCTCCGGGACGAACACCTGTATGGGCTGGCCACGCCCATGCTGTTCCTGCAGGGGACCCGGGACACCTTTGCCACGCCGGACATCATGGCGGACGTTGTGTCCCGCATCGGGCCCAATGCCGTCCTTCAATGGGTGGAGGGCGGCGACCATTCCTTCGCGGTGGCAGGTAAGAAGCGCCCTGCCGACGAGGTGGGGGAATCCCTGGCCGCCCCCGTCGCCGAATTCATCGGGTCGCACTCCTGA